The following proteins are co-located in the Rhodococcus opacus B4 genome:
- a CDS encoding sugar phosphate isomerase/epimerase family protein — protein sequence MTIRLAGAPISWGVCEVEGWGHQLESDRVLTEMRDAGLAATELGPDGFLPSDPQELTDTLARYDLTAVGGFVPVLLHDPDHDAVAAVGGALDALAASKSEVIVLAAVTGAAGYDSRPELDDAGWKTLLRNLDRLSSAASDRGLRAVIHPHVGTMIENRAEVDRILDGSSIPLCLDTGHLLIGGTDPLDLVTTAPERIAHTHLKDVDATLLERVRAGELTYTEAVAQGMYTPLGAGDVDIAGVVERLQNRGYHGWYVLEQDTILASEPKDEGPLRDVVRSVEYLRGITQ from the coding sequence ATGACGATCCGACTTGCAGGAGCGCCCATTTCGTGGGGAGTGTGTGAGGTGGAGGGCTGGGGTCACCAGCTCGAATCCGACCGGGTACTCACCGAGATGCGCGACGCCGGTCTCGCCGCCACCGAACTCGGCCCCGACGGGTTTCTCCCGTCGGATCCGCAGGAGCTGACGGACACCCTCGCCCGCTACGACCTGACGGCAGTCGGTGGATTCGTCCCGGTGTTGCTCCACGATCCGGATCACGACGCGGTCGCTGCCGTCGGCGGGGCGCTCGACGCGCTCGCCGCATCGAAGTCCGAAGTGATCGTCCTGGCGGCGGTGACGGGAGCCGCGGGTTACGATTCGCGGCCGGAGCTCGACGACGCGGGATGGAAAACGTTGCTGCGCAACCTCGACCGGCTGTCGTCTGCCGCCTCCGACCGGGGACTCCGGGCAGTGATCCACCCCCACGTGGGGACCATGATCGAGAACCGAGCCGAGGTGGACCGCATTCTCGACGGATCGTCGATCCCGCTGTGCCTGGACACCGGGCACCTGCTGATCGGTGGCACCGACCCACTCGACCTCGTCACCACGGCCCCCGAGCGGATCGCCCATACACACCTGAAGGACGTCGATGCCACGCTCCTCGAACGGGTCCGGGCGGGCGAGCTCACCTACACCGAGGCTGTCGCGCAGGGGATGTACACGCCCCTCGGCGCCGGAGACGTCGACATCGCCGGGGTTGTGGAGCGGTTGCAGAATCGGGGCTACCACGGCTGGTACGTCCTCGAGCAGGACACAATTCTCGCATCGGAGCCGAAGGACGAAGGCCCCCTGCGCGACGTCGTCCGGAGCGTCGAATACCTGAGGGGTATCACGCAGTAG
- a CDS encoding phytanoyl-CoA dioxygenase family protein produces MTISLPPTGRREWIRDSDCDLDAFRESVDRSTKLADYPFAHSVEQNVLLYRSDALTPRLDDAQSRRAVQTELVRALTDGPGIVVFQNAFSDSAVVDRATEQFDRLIAQQRAAGGAAGDHFGTPGANDRIWNAAQKLALSAPDVFADYYANDFLALICQSWLGPLYQVTSQVNVVNPGGAAQVPHRDYHLGIVPVHELSDYPAHLHRMSAALTLQGAVAHCDMPVESGPTLYVPYSQLFDAGYLAFSRPEFVEFFRDSHVQLPLNKGDAVFFNPALYHGAGHNRSAQIRRMANLLQISSPFGRAMEALDREAMANAVYPTLLARQTAGASERTLRNAVVATAECYPFPTNLDHDQPVHSLAPATQVDTVWEALRENADPVVLAERLAAQTARRHP; encoded by the coding sequence ATGACCATTTCTCTTCCGCCGACCGGCCGGCGTGAGTGGATCCGCGACTCGGACTGCGACCTCGACGCCTTCCGGGAATCCGTCGACCGCTCGACGAAACTCGCCGACTACCCGTTCGCGCATTCCGTGGAACAGAACGTCCTGCTCTACCGCAGTGACGCGCTGACTCCCCGCCTCGACGACGCGCAATCGCGCCGCGCCGTGCAGACCGAACTCGTGCGCGCGCTCACCGACGGACCCGGAATCGTGGTGTTCCAGAACGCCTTCAGTGATTCCGCTGTAGTGGATAGGGCCACGGAACAGTTCGACCGTCTGATCGCGCAGCAGCGTGCGGCGGGTGGTGCGGCGGGCGACCACTTCGGCACGCCGGGCGCGAACGACCGCATCTGGAACGCCGCCCAGAAGCTAGCGCTCAGCGCCCCCGACGTGTTCGCCGACTATTACGCCAACGATTTCCTCGCGCTGATCTGCCAGAGTTGGCTGGGACCGCTGTATCAGGTGACGTCGCAGGTCAACGTCGTCAATCCCGGCGGCGCCGCGCAGGTGCCGCACCGGGATTACCACCTCGGCATCGTCCCCGTGCACGAGCTGTCCGATTATCCGGCGCACCTGCACCGGATGTCGGCCGCTCTGACGCTGCAGGGTGCGGTGGCGCACTGCGACATGCCCGTCGAGAGCGGCCCCACCCTGTACGTGCCCTACTCTCAGCTGTTCGACGCCGGTTACCTGGCGTTTTCCCGCCCGGAGTTCGTCGAGTTCTTCCGCGACAGTCACGTCCAGTTGCCGCTGAACAAGGGCGACGCGGTGTTCTTCAACCCGGCTCTCTATCACGGCGCGGGCCACAACCGGTCGGCGCAGATCCGGCGGATGGCCAACCTGCTGCAGATCTCGTCGCCGTTCGGCCGGGCGATGGAAGCATTGGACCGGGAGGCCATGGCGAACGCCGTGTATCCGACGTTGCTGGCCCGGCAGACTGCCGGGGCGAGCGAGCGCACCCTTCGCAACGCCGTCGTGGCGACGGCCGAATGCTATCCGTTCCCCACCAACCTCGACCACGACCAGCCCGTGCACAGCCTCGCGCCGGCCACCCAGGTCGACACGGTGTGGGAAGCGCTGCGGGAGAACGCCGATCCGGTGGTCCTCGCGGAACGTCTGGCCGCGCAGACCGCTCGGCGGCATCCGTGA
- a CDS encoding LacI family DNA-binding transcriptional regulator, with the protein MKHRYKVREIAQQSGLSEATVDRVLHERPGVRESTKAEVHQAIVDLDKQRTQLKLSGRKFLVDVVMQTPERFSTAFRAAVEAELPALAPAVVRSRFHFRETGSVPAMVETLDRIAARGSQGVIVKAPDSVEVVETIDRLAAAGIPVVTYATDVPGSSRVGYVGIDNRAAGATAAYLVDQWLGDTPAAVLITLSSNAFRGEEEREMGFRAALRKFGTDRAVVDIAESDGLDATIESLVLRALDRHPDIAAVYSIGGGNVATARAFERTGRTCRVFIAHDLDEDNTRLLRAGTLSAVLHHDLRADAHLACRMLLQARGALGEVVTAASPIRVVTPFNQP; encoded by the coding sequence GTGAAGCACCGCTACAAGGTTCGCGAGATCGCCCAGCAGTCGGGACTGAGCGAGGCGACCGTCGACCGCGTACTCCACGAACGGCCCGGCGTGCGGGAATCGACGAAAGCCGAAGTGCACCAGGCCATTGTCGACCTCGACAAACAACGCACGCAACTGAAGCTGAGCGGTCGGAAGTTCCTCGTCGATGTCGTCATGCAGACACCCGAACGCTTCTCCACCGCGTTCCGCGCGGCCGTCGAAGCGGAACTGCCGGCGCTCGCTCCCGCCGTCGTACGCTCGCGGTTCCACTTCCGGGAGACCGGGTCGGTACCGGCGATGGTCGAGACCCTCGACAGGATCGCCGCCCGCGGCTCGCAGGGCGTGATCGTGAAGGCACCCGACTCCGTCGAGGTCGTCGAAACCATCGACAGACTCGCCGCGGCGGGAATACCGGTGGTCACGTACGCCACCGACGTGCCGGGCAGTTCCCGGGTCGGCTACGTCGGCATCGACAACCGGGCTGCGGGCGCAACGGCCGCGTACCTCGTCGACCAATGGCTCGGCGACACCCCTGCCGCCGTGCTGATCACCCTCAGCAGCAATGCCTTCCGGGGCGAGGAGGAACGGGAGATGGGGTTCCGCGCTGCGCTGCGGAAATTCGGGACCGATCGCGCGGTGGTCGACATCGCCGAGAGCGACGGGCTCGACGCAACCATCGAGAGCCTTGTGCTTCGTGCGCTCGACCGGCACCCGGACATCGCCGCCGTCTACTCCATCGGCGGCGGCAACGTGGCCACGGCCCGCGCATTCGAACGCACCGGCCGCACCTGCCGCGTATTCATCGCCCATGACCTGGACGAGGACAACACGCGACTCCTGCGGGCCGGCACGCTTTCCGCCGTACTGCACCACGACCTTCGAGCCGACGCCCATCTCGCGTGCCGCATGCTCCTGCAGGCCCGCGGCGCGCTCGGCGAGGTCGTGACCGCGGCCTCACCCATTCGGGTGGTCACCCCGTTCAACCAGCCGTGA